AGGCATATGtcaattttttatgaaaaaatgaaatatatataaatataaatatatatatatatatatcttcttatttatattattgcCTTTTTGCATGTTATAAATTGTGtggaaaaaaattaaacaaaattattaacaCCTTATGAGaaagggaaaaaaaaaaaaaaaaaataaaaaagtgacattatatatatatatatatttttatttaaaataatgagaattatatttatttatgaCAAAGAAGAGgaaattaaatatttttataacaatTTACAGCTGACAATTTTGTACATTTGAATGAGactttctttttttttaatgcaatctttttaaataaagCACAAcataagaaaaaaaaaataataaaataaatataaatatatatgtatatatataattaatggaacatatatttatgtataactctttttaaaaaaaaaaaaaaaaaaaaatcaacttatattacataatatatatatatatatatttatatatatatatgtgctAATTGTGTATGTATATCTTTTaagtatattatattacaacttttaattatatattttttgtttcgAAAATATGGCACTTTTTTTTACCGATTTACCAAACTTCAGTTTGAGGTTTTTATCAATGATATCAGGTATGGCTAGCTGtctttattaatatatatataaatacatacatacacatatatatatatatatatatatatatatatatatatttatatatttattttattttttgttggcgatataataataaacaatatGAGTATATACAGACCCAAANNNNNN
This region of Plasmodium gaboni strain SY75 chromosome 12, whole genome shotgun sequence genomic DNA includes:
- a CDS encoding putative COPI associated protein, which produces MALFFTDLPNFSLRFLSMIS